A genomic segment from Gossypium hirsutum isolate 1008001.06 chromosome D04, Gossypium_hirsutum_v2.1, whole genome shotgun sequence encodes:
- the LOC121215903 gene encoding transcription factor bHLH140, which yields MEMDIDSACKPKDEEEKAKGKPIAAILVGAPGSGKSTFCENVMRGSSRPWVRVCQDTINNGKSGTKPQCLKSAAASLKEGKSVFIDRCNLDKEQRVDFVSLGGPEVEVHAVVLDLPTKLSISRIVKRTGHEGNLQGGKAAAVVNRMLQNKELPKLSEGFSRITFCRNETDVDAAVKTYTAVGPLDTLPHGCFGQKDPNAKTQLGIMRFLKRPHETNTRDSVPSQLTEEKGPCGKTQETVSSSSGMPSQKIKVSEDMAPGSISQDESDIPTLAFPSISTADFQFDLEKASDVIVGKVEEFMDKLGNARLVLVDLTERSKILSLVRAKAAEKKIDSKRFFTFIGDICQLYTKGGLCCNVIANAANWRLKPGGGGVNAAIFNAGGPALEAATKEQARSLLPGNALVVPLPSTSPLYSKEGVTHVIHVLGPNMNPRRPNCLDNDYVKGCKVLEDAYSSLFKGFLSIANTQVKVPRSSGSILSGPSKLEDEISGTKTKTWAPCLQALYNIAMQPEKHNKQVLEASDDVVVLNDIYPKAKQHLLVLARIKGLDTLADARKEHLPLLMAMHEVGLRWVDKFVGEDASLVFRLGYHSVPSMRRLHLHVISQDFDSKHLKHKKHWNSFTTAFFRDSVDVMEEINNQGKATIQDEKRLMSMELRCHRCRSAHPNIPRLKSHISSCQAPFPADLQKKGRLVPEQTNSGRDP from the exons ATGGAAATGGACATCGATAGCGCCTGTAAACCCAAAG atgaagaagaaaaggcAAAGGGGAAGCCAATCGCGGCGATTTTGGTGGGCGCACCAGGAAGCGGCAAGTCCACTTTCTGCGAGAACGTCATGCGGGGCTCTTCACGTCCCTGGGTTCGCGTCTGCCAg GATACTATTAATAATGGAAAAAGTGGGACAAAGCCACAGTGCTTAAAGAGTGCAGCCGCTTCATTGAAAGAGGGCAAGAGTGTGTTTATTGATAGATGCAACTTAGATAAAGAGCAGCGGGTTGATTTTGTAAGTCTTGGTGGTCCAGAAGTGGAAGTGCATGCTGTTGTGCTTGATCTCCCCACCAAGCTTTCTATATCCCGTATAGTCAAACGCACTGGGCATGAGGGAAATCTGCAAGGTGGAAAAGCTGCAGCAGTTGTGAATAGAATGCTGCAAAACAAAGAATTGCCTAAGCTGAGTGAAGGGTTTTCTCGGATCACTTTTTGCCGGAACGAGACTGATGTTGATGCTGCTGTTAAAACCTACACAGCAGTCGGTCCTTTGGACACTCTTCCACATGGCTGTTTTGGTCAGAAGGATCCCAATGCCAAAACTCAACTTGGTATAATGAGGTTCTTAAAACGACCCCATGAAACTAATACTCGGGATTCTGTCCCTTCTCAACTTACTGAGGAAAAGGGTCCATGCGGCAAAACACAAGAAACTGTTTCATCATCGTCGGGCATGCCTAGTCAGAAGATAAAGGTCAGTGAAGACATGGCGCCAGGTTCTATTAGTCAGGATGAATCTGATATTCCAACTCTGGCATTTCCATCTATTTCCACTGCAGATTTCCAATTTGACCTCGAGAAGGCATCTGATGTTATTGTTGGGAAAGTAGAGGAATTTATGGATAAGCTCGGTAATGCCAGGCTTGTTTTAGTGGACTTGACTGAGAGATCAAAGATTTTGTCTTTGGTTAGGGCTAAAGCTGCAGAAAAGAAAATCGACTCCAAAAGGTTCTTTACATTTATAGGAGATATATGTCAACTTTATACAAAGGGAGGTTTGTGCTGCAATGTAATAGCTAATGCTGCCAACTG GCGTCTGAAGCCTGGAGGTGGAGGTGTAAATGCTGCAATTTTCAATGCTGGTGGTCCTGCCCTAGAGGCTGCAACCAAGGAGCAGGCTAGATCTCTTCTTCCCGGGAATGCCCTTGTTGTTCCTCTGCCATCAACTTCTCCTTTGTATTCTAAGGAAGGGGTGACCCATGTGATACATGTTCTTGGGCCAAATATGAACCCACGTAGACCAAATTGTCTAGACAATGACTATGTTAAAGGTTGCAAAGTTCTTGAGGATGCTTACTCATCACTGTTCAAAGGGTTTTTATCTATAGCAAATACCCAAGTTAAGGTTCCCAGGAGTAGTGGAAGTATTTTGTCAGGGCCTTCAAAACTAGAAGATGAGATTAGTGGAACTAAGACAAAAACGTGGGCTCCATGCCTTCAGGCTCTCTATAACATAGCCATGCAGCCTGAGAAGCATAACAAGCAAGTGCTGGAGGCATCTGACGATGTTGTTGTACTAAATGATATTTATCCAAAG GCAAAACAGCATCTTTTGGTGTTGGCAAGAATTAAAGGTCTTGATACCTTGGCAGATGCACGCAAAGAGCACCTTCCCTTGTTAATGGCAATGCACGAAGTGGGTTTGAGATGGGTTGATAAGTTTGTAGGTGAAGATGCATCATTGGTTTTCCGCCTAGGTTATCATTCG GTCCCTTCAATGCGCCGACTGCACCTGCACGTTATTAGCCAAGATTTCGACTCCAAACATCTCAAGCATAAGAAGCATTGGAACTCTTTCACCACTGCATTTTTCCGTGATTCTGTAGATGTAATGGAGGAAATTAATAATCAGGGGAAAGCAACAATTCAAGATGAGAAGAGACTAATGTCAATGGAGTTGCGTTGCCACCGGTGTAGAAGTGCTCACCCTAACATTCCTAGGCTAAAATCACATATCAGCAGCTGCCAAGCTCCTTTCCCTGCAGATCTACAGAAAAAGGGTCGATTAGTGCCTGAGCAAACTAACTCTGGCCGTGACCCCTAG
- the LOC107899562 gene encoding receptor-like protein 32, which yields MRNSALVSWLFFYSYVATVFRIKAVSVSGQCQSDQQELLLGLKNSLNSSSSEKLLKWNQSRDCCPWDGITCNADGQVIGLDLSKELISGAIDKSNSLFRLRHLQQLNLAYNSFKSKFPSGFENLANLRYLNLSNAGFTGQIPVEISYMTKLVTLDLSKSWLLDLGSLKLKKPNLVMLVQNLTRLQNLYLDGINISADRNKWSQALSSSLPDLQVLSMSGCHLSGPINPSLAKLKSLSIIRLDINNLFGPFPKFFAEFQNLTSLHLGGNNLSGSVPKEILQAPKLQTLDLSFNKLLQGSFLWFPPNASLQSLLVGDTNFGGWLPESISNLGQLTRIELTNCKFNGPLPKTLEKLTQLVYLDFSSNNFSGSVPSFTTLKALTYLNLAGNQLNGSILSTNWSSLLNLVSLDLARNSFSGTVPPTLFQSQSLRIIYLPQNQFTGGFSEVKGEFSLLLEAIDLSRNRLQGPFPMFVFEIQGLCELSLSCNKFSGLITLSAFHKLKNLSVLDLSYNNLSVDSSFINLPLPPFLPSIAKLKLSSCNLTKFPDFLKNLSILDHLDLSNNRIHGKIPSWIWKTQHLSYLNLSLNFLAEFERTSHITSPLVVIDLHGNLLQGQKPIFPPQAAYLDYSSNNFSSVLPHEIGDFLQYASFFSLSGNNIHGSIPKSICQGSSLLVLDLSNNSLSGSIPECLIQMSASLGVLNLKRNNLNSNISDTFPENCLLQTLDLNQNQLGGKVPKSLVKCRMLEVLDLGNNQIDDTFPCHLKSTLRLRVLVLRSNKFKGHANCQENITWPMLQIIDLASNSFSGKLPQGLLMTWNAMMTENNEHYSEILHFQIMKLSELSFQDSMTVTMKGIELELVKILTIFTSIDFSSNKFEGPIPEAIGDFRALYLLNLSNNALTGTVPSFLGNLPKLEALDLSSNHLIGQIPPQLANLNFLSFLNLSNNELIGKIPLGTQIQSFPEASFENNAGLCGPPLKARCEFPPVTKVGPPNPRTGNHINWNLKSVEIGFVFGLGAVIVPLMFWKRWRIWYSKRIDRVLFKFFPKLDHRNRNHRTIAQWIQGRRL from the coding sequence ATGAGGAATTCAGCACTGGTTTCATGGCTCTTCTTCTATTCATATGTTGCAACTGTTTTCCGCATTAAGGCTGTTTCAGTTTCTGGTCAATGTCAAAGCGATCAGCAAGAGTTGCTGCTCGGATTGAAAAATAGCCTCAATTCTTCATCGTCTGAGAAGTTGTTGAAGTGGAATCAAAGCAGGGATTGCTGTCCTTGGGATGGTATAACCTGCAATGCAGATGGTCAGGTTATTGGACTTGACTTGAGCAAAGAATTGATTTCTGGAGCAATTGATAAGTCAAATAGTCTTTTCCGTCTTCGGCATCTTCAGCAACTTAATTTGGCTTACAACAGTTTCAAATCCAAGTTTCCTTCAGGGTTTGAAAATTTGGCAAATTTGAGGTATCTTAATTTGTCAAATGCAGGCTTCACTGGGCAAATTCCGGTTGAGATTTCATACATGACAAAGTTGGTTACTCTCGATTTGTCAAAATCATGGCTTCTTGATCTTGGATCACTGAAACTCAAGAAGCCAAATTTAGTGATGCTTGTTCAGAACCTCACACGGCTACAGAATCTCTATCTTGACGGAATAAATATATCAGCAGACAGAAATAAGTGGAGCCAGGCTTTATCATCTTCACTGCCTGATCTGCAAGTGTTGAGCATGAGCGGCTGTCATCTTTCAGGACCTATTAATCCTTCCCTTGCCAAGCTTAAGTCTCTCTCAATTATTCGTTTAGACATTAACAATTTGTTTGGTCCATTCCCAAAATTCTTTGCAGAATTTCAAAATTTGACTTCCTTGCATCTTGGTGGGAATAACTTGAGTGGAAGTGTACCAAAAGAAATCCTCCAGGCACCGAAGTTGCAGACTCTTGATTTGTCTTTCAACAAACTGCTCCAAGGTTCTTTTCTATGGTTTCCTCCAAATGCATCTCTTCAGTCACTGCTAGTTGGTGACACAAATTTTGGGGGGTGGTTACCAGAATCTATCAGCAACCTCGGGCAATTGACAAGAATAGAGTTGACGAATTGCAAGTTCAACGGGCCACTACCTAAAACACTGGAGAAACTTACACAGCTAGTCTATCTGGATTTTTCCTCCAATAATTTCTCTGGTTCAGTTCCGTCATTCACAACGTTAAAAGCCCTTACATACCTAAACCTTGCTGGCAATCAGTTAAATGGCTCTATTCTTTCCACTAACTGGTCAAGCCTTCTGAATCTCGTAAGCCTTGACTTAGCACGAAACTCTTTCAGTGGAACTGTCCCACCAACTCTGTTTCAGAGTCAATCCTTGAGGATAATCTACCTTCCACAAAATCAGTTCACTGGTGGATTCAGTGAGGTCAAAGGTGAGTTTTCTTTACTACTTGAAGCCATTGATCTAAGCCGAAATAGGTTACAAGGGCCATTTCCGATGTTTGTATTTGAAATCCAAGGTCTCTGCGAGCTGTCACTTTCGTGTAACAAGTTCAGTGGCTTAATAACACTGAGTGCATTTCACAAACTGAAGAATCTTAGTGTTCTTGATCTTTCATATAATAACCTGTCTGTTGACTCAAGTTTTATTAATCTTCCGTTGCCTCCTTTCCTCCCCAGCATTGCCAAATTGAAGTTGTCATCTTGCAACTTAACCAAATTCCCTGATTTCTTGAAAAACCTATCCATTTTAGACCACCTAGACCTTTCGAACAACAGGATTCatgggaaaataccaagttggaTTTGGAAAACTCAACACCTTAGTTACCTAAATCTTTCTTTGAATTTTCTTGCAGAATTTGAAAGAACTTCACACATAACTTCACCTCTGGTTGTAATTGACCTTCATGGCAATCTGCTTCAGGGGCAAAAACCAATTTTTCCACCACAAGCTGCCTATCTGGATTACTCAAGCAACAATTTCAGCTCAGTTTTACCACATGAGATTGGTGACTTCCTCCAGTAtgctagtttcttctctctctcagGAAACAACATTCACGGGAGCATCCCTAAGTCCATATGTCAAGGCTCATCTCTTCTAGTACTTGATCTGTCTAATAATTCCCTGAGTGGGTCAATTCCTGAATGCCTGATTCAAATGAGTGCCTCTCTTGGAGTACTGAATCTGAAGCGAAACAACCTCAACAGTAATATTTCCGACACATTTCCAGAAAACTGTCTATTACAAACTCTAGACCTGAATCAAAACCAACTGGGCGGAAAGGTTCCAAAATCTTTGGTCAAGTGCAGAATGTTGGAGGTGTTAGACCTTGGGAACAATCAAATTGATGACACATTTCCTTGTCATTTGAAGAGTACATTGAGGTTGCGTGTTCTTGTTCTGCGATCCAACAAATTTAAAGGACACGCTAATTGTCAAGAGAACATCACCTGGCCTATGCTTCAGATTATTGATTTGGCTTCCAACTCTTTTAGTGGTAAACTACCACAAGGATTGTTGATGACCTGGAATGCTATGATGACAGAAAATAATGAACACTATTCAGAAATCCTCCACTTCCAAATCATGAAATTAAGTGAACTTTCTTTTCAGGATTCAATGACAGTTACCATGAAAGGTATAGAGCTGGAGCTAGTGAAAATCCTAACCATCTTCACCTCCATTGACTTTTCTTCCAACAAATTTGAAGGGCCTATACCCGAAGCCATAGGGGATTTCAGAGCATTATACTTGCTTAACTTGTCAAATAATGCACTCACGGGCACAGTCCCGTCATTTTTAGGAAACTTGCCCAAGCTAGAGGCCTTAGACCTTTCAAGCAACCACCTAATTGGGCAGATTCCTCCGCAGCTAGCAAACTTAAATTTCTTATCATTCCTAAATCTCTCCAACAATGAATTGATAGGAAAGATCCCATTAGGTACTCAAATTCAGTCATTTCCAGAAGCTTCGTTTGAAAACAATGCAGGATTATGCGGGCCTCCTTTGAAGGCACGATGCGAATTCCCTCCAGTAACAAAAGTCGGCCCTCCAAATCCCAGGACTGGTAACCATATCAATTGGAATTTGAAAAGTGTTGAGATAGGATTTGTCTTTGGTCTAGGAGCTGTCATTGTACCTCTTATGTTTTGGAAGAGATGGAGGATATGGTATTCCAAGCGCATTGATCGTGTTCTTTTCAAGTTTTTCCCTAAGCTGGACCACAGAAACAGAAATCACAGGACAATAGCTCAATGGATCCAAGGAAGAAGGCTATAG
- the LOC107899561 gene encoding receptor-like protein 7 produces MRISLLSWLFFYSYIATIFIITAVLVSGKCQSHQQELLFGLGKTLNSSLSAKLRNWNQSTDYCSWGGITCDQSGRVIILDLSNQLISGTIDNSSSLFNLQHLQQLNLAYNTLSFSFPCGFDKLSNLSYLNLSNAGFTGQAPAEISRLTNLITLDLSVNLFLRDGRPLKLEKPNLKMLVENLTRLRSLHLDGVKISARGNEWCKWLSSLTNLEELSMSNCNLSGPIEDSLRKLKNLSIIHLDRNNLSAVVPAFLAHLPNLTSLRLSSCGLHGQFPREILQVRMLQSLDVLDNEKLQGSLPEFHHNGSLQNLVLSGTNFSGSLPQSIDKLVNLTRLDLSSCNFSGAIPSSVSNLQQLVYLDLSSNNFTGQIPCFDLSKNLAHVDLSYNKLSGKIESFKWEDLPNLTHIDLRHNSLNGNIPSSLLALPSPKRVLLSNNQFDGEVTGVPKVRESLLDTLDLSHNQLQGPIPAYVFELSRLSVLVLSSNNFNGTIWPRDIRKLVNLTYLDLSHNNLSVIATESYSVLSSFPKITTLKLASCKLNVFPDLKNQSRLTYLDLSQNQISGEVPNWIWSVSDDLLHLNFSFNQLEGLQKPYQIVPNLSVLDLRFNRLTGHIPTLPLSASYLDFSGNNFTSSLPSNIGNNLSYTIFFSVSSNGLTGAIPKSICEAVNLRVLDLSNNSLSGAIPKCLIGQMDLLGVLNLRGNNLSGQIPNAFSRKCSIETLDVNGNELTGKIPISLGRCRKLEVLNLGNNHINDTYPCHLKNITSLRILVLRSNKFHGGIGCPADKRPWPKLQIVDFAHNSFNGKLPNKFVARWKAMEVYDDEAQLNVKHLRFEALRWTGIYYLDGITVTNKGLQMELVKIQTIFTSIDLACNNLEGPIPEVIGKFNALYVLNLSHNALSGKIPPSLGNLQQLESLDLSSNNLSDSIPQQLLKLTFLAVLNLSHNQLEGRIPVGKQFATFTNDSYEGNKGLCGNPLTQQCKDAISSLGQDSNPRTGKHINWNLVSVEIGVFFGLGVVILPLTFWKGWRIWYFKRIDRLLFKFFPKLDHRNRNHRTISQWIQGRRL; encoded by the coding sequence ATGAGGATTTCACTGCTTTCATGGCTCTTCTTTTATTCATATATTGCAACTATCTTTATCATCACTGCGGTTTTGGTTTCTGGTAAATGTCAAAGCCATCAGCAAGAGTTGCTGTTCGGATTGGGGAAAACCCTCAATTCTTCGTTGTCTGCGAAGCTGCGGAACTGGAACCAAAGCACGGATTACTGTTCTTGGGGTGGTATAACCTGCGATCAAAGTGGTCGGGTTATCATACTCGACTTGAGCAACCAATTAATTTCCGGAACAATTGATAATTCGAGTAGTCTTTTCAATCTTCAGCATCTTCAGCAGCTTAATTTGGCTTATAACACACTCAGCTTCAGTTTTCCTTGTGGGTTTGACAAGTTGTCAAATTTGAGCTATCTTAATTTGTCAAATGCTGGCTTTACAGGGCAAGCTCCGGCTGAGATTTCACGCTTGACAAACTTGATTACTCTAGATTTATCTGTAAATTTATTTCTTAGAGATGGACGACCCTTGAAACTTGAGAAGCCAAACCTGAAGATGCTTGTTGAAAATCTCACAAGGCTAAGATCTCTCCATCTTGATGGGGTCAAAATTTCAGCAAGAGGAAATGAGTGGTGTAAATGGTTATCCTCACTGACCAATTTGGAAGAGTTAAGCATGTCCAACTGCAACCTTTCTGGACCAATTGAAGATTCCCTTCGAAAGTTGAAGAATCTCTCAATTATTCACTTGGATAGGAACAATTTATCTGCTGTGGTTCCAGCATTCCTTGCTCATCTTCCAAATTTGACTTCATTGCGGCTCAGTTCTTGCGGCTTGCATGGACAATTTCCAAGAGAGATACTCCAGGTAAGGATGCTACAGTCTCTTGATGTACTTGACAATGAGAAACTTCAAGGTTCTTTGCCTGAATTCCATCATAATGGGTCTCTTCAGAACCTAGTTCTTAGCGGAACAAACTTTTCTGGGTCATTACCACAGTCCATAGACAAGCTTGTGAACTTGACTAGACTAGACCTTTCGTCTTGCAATTTCAGCGGAGCAATTCCGAGTTCAGTCTCCAACCTGCAACAACTTGTTTACTTGGACTTGTCATCCAATAACTTTACCGGTCAAATCCCATGTTTTGATTTGTCCAAAAATCTTGCCCATGTAGATCTCTCTTACAATAAACTGAGTGGCAAGATCGAGTCATTTAAGTGGGAAGACCTTCCAAACCTTACTCATATTGATTTAAGGCACAATTCACTTAATGGGAATATTCCTTCCTCTCTTCTGGCACTCCCTTCACCGAAAAGAGTTCTGCTTTCCAACAATCAATTTGATGGCGAAGTTACTGGTGTTCCAAAAGTGAGAGAATCCTTATTGGATACTCTTGATCTCAGTCACAACCAATTGCAAGGGCCGATACCCGCGTATGTTTTTGAACTCAGTAGACTTAGCGTTCTGGTGCTTTCTTCCAACAATTTCAATGGCACCATATGGCCAAGAGACATTCGGAAGCTTGTGAATCTCACATATCTTGACCTTTCACACAACAACCTGTCTGTCATTGCAACTGAGAGTTATTCGGTCTTGTCATCTTTTCCCAAGATTACTACACTAAAGCTGGCGTCCTGCAAATTGAATGTGTTCCCTGATCTAAAGAACCAATCAAGATTAACCTATCTGGATCTTTCACAAAACCAAATTTCAGGTGAAGTACCCAATTGGATTTGGAGTGTCAGTGATGACCTCCTGCATCTGAACTTTTCATTTAATCAGCTTGAGGGTCTGCAGAAACCTTATCAAATAGTGCCCAATCTTTCAGTCCTTGACCTTCGTTTTAACAGACTCACTGGTCATATCCCAACTCTGCCTCTATCTGCAAGCTATCTGGATTTTTCAGGGAATAATTTTACTTCTTCTTTACCAAGTAACATTGGTAACAACCTCTCCTACACTATTTTCTTTTCTGTCTCAAGCAATGGCCTTACAGGTGCCATTCCTAAATCAATATGTGAGGCTGTTAATCTGCGAGTTCTTGACTTGTCCAACAATAGTCTGAGTGGTGCCATACCAAAATGTTTAATTGGACAGATGGATCTTCTAGGGGTACTGAACCTTAGGGGCAACAATCTCAGTGGCCAAATCCCTAATGCATTTTCAAGAAAGTGTTCCATAGAAACACTAGATGTCAATGGCAATGAGCTCACAGGTAAGATCCCAATATCCCTTGGTAGGTGCAGAAAGCTTGAGGTATTAAACCTTGGTAACAATCACATCAATGACACCTACCCTTGCCATTTGAAGAACATAACCAGTTTGAGGATCCTTGTTTTACGATCAAATAAATTCCATGGGGGAATTGGTTGTCCAGCCGACAAGCGCCCCTGGCCAAAGCTTCAAATTGTGGACTTTGCCCACAATAGTTTTAATGGGAAATTACCAAACAAATTCGTAGCAAGATGGAAGGCAATGGAGGTTTATGACGATGAAGCTCAACTAAATGTTAAACACCTTCGGTTTGAGGCTCTACGATGGACTGGAATTTATTATCTAGACGGTATTACAGTTACCAACAAAGGTCTACAGATGGAGCTGGTGAAAATCCAAACTATTTTCACCTCCATTGACCTTGCATGCAACAACTTGGAGGGGCCAATACCAGAAGTGATCGGAAAATTCAATGCACTGTATGTTCTCAACCTGTCACACAATGCTCTCAGTGGAAAAATCCCACCATCTCTAGGAAACTTGCAACAGCTGGAATCCCTGGACCTCTCGAGTAATAACCTGAGTGACAGTATTCCTCAACAGCTTTTAAAGCTAACTTTCCTTGCAGTCCTTAACCTGTCCCACAATCAACTGGAGGGACGCATACCAGTTGGAAAGCAGTTTGCAACATTTACTAATGATTCTTATGAAGGTAACAAGGGACTATGTGGGAATCCATTGACGCAACAGTGCAAAGATGCCATTTCCAGCCTCGGGCAAGATTCAAATCCCAGGACTGGTAAACATATCAACTGGAATTTGGTAAGTGTTGAGATAGGGGTTTTCTTTGGTCTAGGAGTTGTCATTTTACCTCTTACGTTCTGGAAGGGATGGAGGATATGGTATTTTAAGCGCATTGATCGTCTTCTTTTCAAGTTTTTCCCTAAGCTGGATCACAGAAACAGAAATCATAGAACAATATCTCAGTGGATCCAAGGAAGGAGGCTATAG